The sequence below is a genomic window from Bacillota bacterium.
CAAGAAGCGGCGCCAGCCCCAGAGACGGCTCGTCGAGGAGCAGCACGCTGGGTTCGGCCATCAGAGCCCGTCCGATGGCCAGCATCTGCTGCTCGCCGCCGGATAGGGTGCCGCCGAGCTGGCGGCGCCGTTCCTGTAGCCTGGGGAAGAGGGCAAAGACGCTCTCCATCGAGCGTGCGACGGCCTGCGGGTCACGGCGGCGCAGGAAGGCACCGAGGCGCAGGTTCTCCTCGACGGTGAGCGTGGCGAAAATGCGCCGCCCCTCGGGGACGTGGGCCACGCCCCGTCGGACGACTTCATCCGGGGGCAGGTGGGTGATGGGCTCGCCCCGCAGCCGGACGGTACCCGAGGTGGGCCGCACGAGCCCGGAGATCGCGCGCAGGGTCGTGGACTTGCCGGCGCCGTTTGCGCCCAGAAGCGCCACGATCTCGCCCGGGTGGACTTCCAGGCTCAACCCCGCCAGGGCGTGCACCCGGTCGTAGTGGACGTGGACGTCCTCAAGCTGGAGTAGCGGCGGCGCCGGTTGCGTCTTTTGAGCCTGCATCCTCGTCCTCTACTTCCTGGCCAAGGTAAGCCTCAATCACCGCCGGGTCAGCCTGGACAGACGCCGGTGGGCCCTCGGCGATCTTACGGCCCTGGTCCATTACCACGATCCGGTCTGAGATGCCCATGACCACGCTCATGTGGTGCTCGATGAGCAGGATGGTGATCCCGTCGTCCCGCAGCTTCCGGATGAACTCCATCAGCCACGCCCGCTCGGCATCGGAAAGCCCGCTCGCCGGCTCGTCCAGGATGAGCAGCGCGGGCTCGGTGGCAAGCGCCCGGGCGATCTCGAGCCGACGCTGGTCGCCGTATGGCAGGTGGCGGGCAAGGCGCTGCTCGTGGTGAGCGATGCCCAGCCGCTGCAGAAGCTCGCGGGCGCGGCTGGCGGCGTGGCGTTCCTCCAGGCGGTGCCGCTGGGTCCCGAAAACTGCATCGAGTATCCCGCTGTGCGCAGACCGGTGCAGCCCGGCCATCACGTTCTCCAGGGCCGTCAGGTTCCGAAAGAGGCGGATGGTCTGAAACGTGCGTGCCACGCCCAGCCCCGTGATCTCGTGGGGCTTGAGACCTACCACGCTGCGGCCCCGCAAGCGGATGTCGCCCGTGTCCGGCCGGTAGATGCCGGTGATCAGGTTGAAGAGGGTGGTTTTCCCCGCGCCGTTGGGCCCGATGAGCCCCACGATCTCGCCCGGCCAGACCTCCATGCTGACGCGGTCGCACGCCACCACGCCGCCGAACCGCCGGCTCACCTCGCTGAGCTCGAGAAGCGCTGTTCCGTCCCCGGCAGAGGGACGGCCGGCAAGCGGGTGCAGTGCCGTTGCCGCTCGGGCGGCTTGCATGCGTTCAGCCATGCGCCGACCCCCTCGTTTGTGGCCCAGGCGCCGCCATGCCCTCGATGGGTGAATTCGCTTGCGCCGTCGAAGACGTCGCTTCAGGTGCCGGACCGACCTCCCGGTAAGCCCTGGCCGCCCGCAGCCAGAGCGCGCTCGGCCAGAGCCCCTCGGGCCGGAAGACCATCATGGCCACCATGGCCGCCCCGAACACGAGCATGCGGGCCTGCGCGAACTCCCGGAAGAGTTCGGGCAGTACCCACATCGCAAACGCCCCCAGCATCACCCCGGGGATGGAACCGGGCCCGCCCAGCACCACCATGCTGAAGATGACCACCGACTCCCAGAAGTTGAACCGCTCCGGCGCGATGACCGTCATCCGGGCCGCGTACAGGCTACCGGCCACTCCCGCAAGCCCCGCTCCCAGCACGAACGCCAGCAGCTTGACGCGCACGGGGTCGATGCCCATGGCCTGGGCGGCGACTTCGTCTTCCCGGATGTAGTTCCAGGCGCGGCCGATCCTCGACCGCTGCAGCCGCAGCGTGATCCAGATGGTGGCCGCCACGATGACCCAGATCAGGTGAAAGTAGTGCGCCGGCTGGCGAATGGTGAACGACCCCAGCACCGGCCGGTCGATGCCGAAAATCCCGTTCGGGCCGCCGGTCAGGCCGAACAGGTTGTTGGTCAGCGCGATCCGCACGATCTCGCCGAACCCGATGGTGACCATCGCCAGGTAGTCGCCCCGAAGGTGCAGGATGGGGCGGGTGAGGATGGCCCCGGCGGCAGCCGCCACCGCGAAGCTAACCGGCAGGAGCACCAGCGTGGGAATCTCAAAGCGGGTGTTGAGGATGGCCGTCGTGTACGCTCCCACGGCGTAGAATGCGGCGTGCCCCAGGTTGAACAACCCCGCCTCCCCCACGATGAGGTTGAGGCTGAGGGCGAGCAAGGCGTAGATGCCGTAAAAGTTGGCCACGTCGATCCAGTAAGCGTTTCGCACGACGACGGGAAACAGAGCCCACGCCACTCCCGCCGCCGCGACCCACAGCCAGGCGTGCCTCAAAGCTTCTCCGCCACCCGCTCCCCCAGAAGCCCGGTGGGCCTCACGATGAGGATGAGGATGAGAACGAAAAAGGTGATGGCGTCCTTCCACGCCACGGAGATGTAGCCCGAACCCATCGCCTCCAGGAGTCCCAGCAAGAGCCCCCCGACCATGGCGCCCGGGATGTTGCCGATGCCGCCCAGGATGGCCGCCGTAAACGCCCGCAGCCCGTAGGTCCACCCCATGGTGAAGTTGATCTGGCGGTAATACAGTCCGATGAGAAGCCCTGCCACCGCCCCCAGCGCCGGGCCCAGCACGAACACCCACTGGATGACCCGGTCCACCTTGATGCCCATCAGCCGGGCGGCCTCATGGTCGAGGGCCGTTGCGCGGATGGCCATCCCCAGCGCCGTGCGCTGAACGAACAGGTACAGCCCCACCATCAGGGCCACCGAAATGCCCAGAATCACGAA
It includes:
- a CDS encoding ABC transporter ATP-binding protein, which gives rise to MQAQKTQPAPPLLQLEDVHVHYDRVHALAGLSLEVHPGEIVALLGANGAGKSTTLRAISGLVRPTSGTVRLRGEPITHLPPDEVVRRGVAHVPEGRRIFATLTVEENLRLGAFLRRRDPQAVARSMESVFALFPRLQERRRQLGGTLSGGEQQMLAIGRALMAEPSVLLLDEPSLGLAPLLVRNIFETLRAINRRGVAILLVEQNARAALRLAHRAYVLETGHLFASGESRALASDARIRRAYLGA
- a CDS encoding branched-chain amino acid ABC transporter permease; translation: MRHAWLWVAAAGVAWALFPVVVRNAYWIDVANFYGIYALLALSLNLIVGEAGLFNLGHAAFYAVGAYTTAILNTRFEIPTLVLLPVSFAVAAAAGAILTRPILHLRGDYLAMVTIGFGEIVRIALTNNLFGLTGGPNGIFGIDRPVLGSFTIRQPAHYFHLIWVIVAATIWITLRLQRSRIGRAWNYIREDEVAAQAMGIDPVRVKLLAFVLGAGLAGVAGSLYAARMTVIAPERFNFWESVVIFSMVVLGGPGSIPGVMLGAFAMWVLPELFREFAQARMLVFGAAMVAMMVFRPEGLWPSALWLRAARAYREVGPAPEATSSTAQANSPIEGMAAPGPQTRGSAHG
- a CDS encoding ABC transporter ATP-binding protein, with amino-acid sequence MAERMQAARAATALHPLAGRPSAGDGTALLELSEVSRRFGGVVACDRVSMEVWPGEIVGLIGPNGAGKTTLFNLITGIYRPDTGDIRLRGRSVVGLKPHEITGLGVARTFQTIRLFRNLTALENVMAGLHRSAHSGILDAVFGTQRHRLEERHAASRARELLQRLGIAHHEQRLARHLPYGDQRRLEIARALATEPALLILDEPASGLSDAERAWLMEFIRKLRDDGITILLIEHHMSVVMGISDRIVVMDQGRKIAEGPPASVQADPAVIEAYLGQEVEDEDAGSKDATGAAATPA